Genomic window (Caldicoprobacter guelmensis):
ATGCGCACTTCACCTGTACATGCTTGCAGATATCAAGCCAAGAAATAATCTAATCTTTTTCATTAAATTTGGCTTCCAAATAGCCTCTGTTGTTGGCTATACAAAACAGTTAAACATGAATAAACATTTTACCTTGATAGCAATTTACTGGATTCGTCCAATAAGCGTTTGTTCGATAACCATTAAGGCTTATAAGACGGCACAAAGCCGTCGAACGGGCTGAAACGCTACGTATATCGTACATGGTTTAGATAATAAAAATGAGTTTTTCCCAAACCACAAAAATAAAAAAAGGAGATGGGTTATGATGGAATATGCCACACAAATGGATGCTGCCAAAAAGGGCATCATCACAAGAGAGATGGAAATAGTAGCACAAAAGGAAGGAAAAACTGCCAATGAGATAATGGAACTAATAGCCTGCGGCAAGGTGGTAATTCCCGCCAATAAAAACCACAAAAGCCTCAACCCTGAAGGCATAGGCCAAGGTCTGCGCACAAAGATAAACGTCAACATCGGTATTTCCCGTGACTGTTTCGATTTTAATGCTGAAATTGAAAAGGCAAAAAAGGCCATAGAGCTTAAAGCCGAATCCATCATGGATTTAAGCTCCTACGGCAAAACGCGGCAGTTCAGGCAAAAGCTTATAGAGATCTCCCCCGTCATGATAGGCACGGTACCCATATACGATGCTGTAGGATATTATGACAAGGACATAGGCGATATAACGGCGCAGGAATTTATAGACATAGTGGAAATGCACGCCCAAGACGGCGTGGATTTCATGACCATACATGCAGGAGTAAACAGGGACACCGTGCGCCGCTTTAAAAACAATCCCCGTCTCACCAACATCGTCTCCCGAGGCGGAGCCATCATATTCTCGTGGATGCAGCTTACCGGCAACGAAAACCCTTTTTATGAATACTTTGACGATGTACTTGACATATTTGCAAAATACGACGTGACCATAAGCCTGGGAGATGCCTTCAGACCCGGAAGCATACACGATTCCACCGACGCATCACAAATAGAGGAACTGATAGTTCTTGGTGAGCTGACAAAGAGAGCGTGGGAAAAGAACGTCCAGGTCATGATAGAAGGTCCTGGTCACATGCCTTTAAACGAGATTGCCGCCAATGTCCTGCTGGCCAAAAAGCTGTGTCATGGTGCGCCGTTCTATGTACTGGGTCCCATAGTGACTGACATAGCGCCGGGATATGACCACATCACCAGTGCCATAGGTGGAGCCATAGCCGCAGCCAGCGGTGCAGACTTTCTGTGTTACGTAACCCCTGCGGAACACCTAAGGTTGCCAACACTTGAGGATATGAAAGAAGGCATCATAGCTGCAAAGATAGCAGCCCATGCTGCCGACATCGCCAAGGGCATAAAGGGCGCAAAGGAATGGGACGATAAGATGAGCCAGGCGCGTCGAAATCTAGACTGGAAAGGTATGTTTGAATTAGCTATAGACAGCGAAAGACCTAGAAGATACCGTTTGGAATCAACACCTGAGTATGAAGACACTTGTACCATGTGCGGCAAGATGTGCGCCGTACGAAACATGAACAGGATATTAAAAGGAGAGGACGTAACATTGATTTAACGTCCTCTCCTTTTCCTCGCACATTGTGACAATCAAAAACAGCTGGCTTAGTCTCAAAAAACATCCTTTCCTCTTCCAACATATCCTATGCTAAATCTGTGATAAAGACATCACAGGTTCCTCTCGTATATGATCCTCAATCCTTCAAGAGTGAGCAAAGGTGCAATTTCCTCTATGGTCTCGGATTCCTCGGCTATGATGTGAGCCAAACCTCCGGTGGCGATCACCTTTGCATCCTCACGCCCCAGCTCCTTCTTCATCCGCCTTACGATATAGTCCACCTGCCCCACGTAGCCGTATATTATACCGGCCTGTATGCTGCTTATGGTATTCTTACATATGACCTGCGGTGGCTTGACAAGCTCAACCTTGGGCAGCTTGGCCGTCCTTTGGTACAGGGCCTCGGTGGAGATGGTGATACCCGGTGCGATGCACCCTCCCAGGTACTCGCCTTTATCAGAAATGGCACAAAAGGTTGTGGCCGTGCCAAAATCCACCACTATAATGGGCCCACCGTATAGCTCGTAGGCCGCCACGGCATTTACAATCCTGTCTGCCCCTACCTCTTTGGGATTCTCGTAGCGGATATTAATTCCCGTCTTTATCCCCGGGCCTACTACCAAAGGTTTTATATTAAAATACTTACGGCACATCTCCTCTATAGCAAACATCATTGGAGGCACCACCGAAGAAATGGCAATGGCATTAATTTCCTTTGAAGAAAGGCCATTGTACTGCAATAAGTTTAATATTATCATGCCAAACTCATCGGCAGACTTATCCCTATCCGAAGCCAACCTCCAGTGACCAAGCAACTTCTTACCATTGTACACGCCCACCACAATATTAGTGTTCCCTATGTCCATTACCAAAAGCATATCATCCACACTCCTTTTTCACATTCAAAAACTCATTACAGAGGTGTCGAAAAATCCTTTTCAAAACATCATCTAACTCAATAAGTAAGGGTACCACAACGACTGCTTCAGTCAAGCCCTTTTTTTATTTCTCACTATGAGGTTCCTTAGAACCAAACAACTACAATAAAAATCAAAAAAGTTTTTTAAAAGCCCAAATAAATAGATACACTAGAACACAAATACGGGCAGGAAAACCCCGCCCGTATTAAGTCAATACACTTTCCTGTAAATCCGCTGCAAGGCCTGCAGCACCGCAGTCACAATGACTACTGCTACAATAATTTCCGGAATGCCGTGAGTCACCGCAATCCCCATTAATACCCCGCCAACTGCCTCGGGCGCCACATTGAGCTTTTCCGCAAATTCCACCCCGTGCCTTAGATAGATTGTGAGCAGCACCCCCACCGTATTGGTAAGCGTCCCCACCGCTGCTGCCACCATACCCGCCACTACAGCCTTAGAATCTTTCTTTAACACCACCTTAATGCCTTTGTAAGTATAATAAGCGGTGATGGCAATCAGCATGCGCGGCACGATAGCTACCAATGGGTCCAAAAACACAAACTGTACGGGACTAGAAGCCATAGTAGCGGCCTGGTACATGCTAAATCCGCCAAATATCAGGCCTATTATAAGGCCAACGAGGGGGCCTTCTACAATTGAACCGATAATGACGGGGATGTGCATGATGGTGGCCCTGGTAGGGCTGAAGGGAAGGGGAATAAAACCGATAGGTGTAAGTCCCAAAATGATGGATATTGCGGCCAGCATACCTGTAACAACTAGCCTGCGGGTAGTGAACTTCATAAAAACACCTCCGTTCAAGTTCCAGATTTGGATACCTGACGGTATCTTGCCTCATAGAGTTGAACATATAAGTCCGGCTCTACGAGAGATACCGGCTTTTTATGGGTAATATTTTAGCAGAATCGTGGGTAAAACACAAGAAAAAATTTCTTCGCGCTGTTTACAAAACCGTCAATGAGCAATCCTCACTATTTGCATTCTATTTCCCCTGCGTTTGATGTGATAAAACCCTGTAACTGGATATTGGTATCTCTCATATACCTGCATAATCTTAGGCGTCAAATTTATTGGAAACTTGATAGATAAACCACAACCTAACGATATCTCCCTTGGAGTTGATACCAGTTGAACCGGACAACCGGCTGTTTTTAATATATCGCTCAGGTGAATGGCATGCTGCCTTGAGCTTAAGGCTATAAGCCCATACTCCTCTATATAGCTCATAACTTCTCCTCCTTATTTCACAATAACCGTTGACAAATTCTTTACCCAAAAAATACCGCACATCTATTACGAATATAGCTTTTGCCCTATAATTTGACATTTTCCCACAATAAATATCTAGGTTACCACTGTCCTTCTGACCCAATTTTCATTTTCCATTTTTCTATATCGCCATATACAGAAAAGACAATAAAAGCCCGTGGCAAAGTCACACAGGCTTAAATAACGTTCCCTTATTAATATATTCTTCTGATACCCGATATGTTCCAGTATAATACTTACATATACTGAATCTATTACTATCACAAATACCACTAACTCTTTTTGAACTCAATATACCTGCTTATATCCCATTTCAAACAGTCATGCAATACATAGTATAATAATTTAAAAATTATAAAACCGAGAACAGTTCCTGCAGTGTTCAAAAGCAAATCATCAACATCAAATGCTTTATATCTGCAGTTAATTAATAAAGATATAAACATCTGCATTACTTCAATACAAAGTGAAACACAAAATCCAATAATAATCACCTTCCGAGCATTCATATGTTTTTTTACTATAAGAGGTAGATAAAAGCCTAGAGGCATAAACAGCAGTACGTTTCCAATTATCATTTTAAACCATACAATCCAATGAGTAGCTTCAACTATATTACCAATTATCGATTTAAAGGGTATATAATTATTTGTAATATGAATTTCTCTTAACATTTCTATTGCTTGGGGTTGTATGGGTATTGGAAAAAGAGTGATTCCAATTAACACAAATGTGTAAACTAGAAAAGTAAACAAAATCATATGATAACTTAATGAGAACTTTTTAAAATTTATAAACATATAAAAGAAATATACCAAAAATCCAACTAAAACAAACACATTAACTTTCAGCATTTTCCTTCCCTCCTTAAAAAAAGACACAGCCATTGTTTGTGTCTGAACTCACAAACAATGGCTGTTCACCCACCATCACATAGCCTGCAAAAACTTATACTGGGCCTTATACAGGTTGTAATACACTCCCCGCTTTTTGAGCAGCTCTTCGTGATTGCCGCACTCTATTATCCTGCCGTGGTCTATCACCATGATGCGGTCGGCATTGCGTATGGTTGACAGCCTGTGAGCTATTACAAACGAAGTTCTTCCTTTGAGAAGCTCCTTAAGCCCCTCCTGGATCAGCATCTCGGTACGCGTATCTACGCTTGATGTGGCCTCA
Coding sequences:
- the thiC gene encoding phosphomethylpyrimidine synthase ThiC; translated protein: MEYATQMDAAKKGIITREMEIVAQKEGKTANEIMELIACGKVVIPANKNHKSLNPEGIGQGLRTKINVNIGISRDCFDFNAEIEKAKKAIELKAESIMDLSSYGKTRQFRQKLIEISPVMIGTVPIYDAVGYYDKDIGDITAQEFIDIVEMHAQDGVDFMTIHAGVNRDTVRRFKNNPRLTNIVSRGGAIIFSWMQLTGNENPFYEYFDDVLDIFAKYDVTISLGDAFRPGSIHDSTDASQIEELIVLGELTKRAWEKNVQVMIEGPGHMPLNEIAANVLLAKKLCHGAPFYVLGPIVTDIAPGYDHITSAIGGAIAAASGADFLCYVTPAEHLRLPTLEDMKEGIIAAKIAAHAADIAKGIKGAKEWDDKMSQARRNLDWKGMFELAIDSERPRRYRLESTPEYEDTCTMCGKMCAVRNMNRILKGEDVTLI
- a CDS encoding type III pantothenate kinase; this encodes MLLVMDIGNTNIVVGVYNGKKLLGHWRLASDRDKSADEFGMIILNLLQYNGLSSKEINAIAISSVVPPMMFAIEEMCRKYFNIKPLVVGPGIKTGINIRYENPKEVGADRIVNAVAAYELYGGPIIVVDFGTATTFCAISDKGEYLGGCIAPGITISTEALYQRTAKLPKVELVKPPQVICKNTISSIQAGIIYGYVGQVDYIVRRMKKELGREDAKVIATGGLAHIIAEESETIEEIAPLLTLEGLRIIYERNL
- a CDS encoding DUF3343 domain-containing protein, which gives rise to MSYIEEYGLIALSSRQHAIHLSDILKTAGCPVQLVSTPREISLGCGLSIKFPINLTPKIMQVYERYQYPVTGFYHIKRRGNRMQIVRIAH
- a CDS encoding VanZ family protein, whose protein sequence is MLKVNVFVLVGFLVYFFYMFINFKKFSLSYHMILFTFLVYTFVLIGITLFPIPIQPQAIEMLREIHITNNYIPFKSIIGNIVEATHWIVWFKMIIGNVLLFMPLGFYLPLIVKKHMNARKVIIIGFCVSLCIEVMQMFISLLINCRYKAFDVDDLLLNTAGTVLGFIIFKLLYYVLHDCLKWDISRYIEFKKS
- a CDS encoding ECF transporter S component — encoded protein: MKFTTRRLVVTGMLAAISIILGLTPIGFIPLPFSPTRATIMHIPVIIGSIVEGPLVGLIIGLIFGGFSMYQAATMASSPVQFVFLDPLVAIVPRMLIAITAYYTYKGIKVVLKKDSKAVVAGMVAAAVGTLTNTVGVLLTIYLRHGVEFAEKLNVAPEAVGGVLMGIAVTHGIPEIIVAVVIVTAVLQALQRIYRKVY